A window of the Bombina bombina isolate aBomBom1 chromosome 3, aBomBom1.pri, whole genome shotgun sequence genome harbors these coding sequences:
- the POU3F1 gene encoding POU domain, class 3, transcription factor 1, translating to MAATAQYLPRNNTLPSNPLMHPDSDRMHQGTTYREVQKMMHQEYLQGLATNAGHPMSLTHHQWLPNPTSDWGSGSHLGGQADHGKGAVQSSREDLSTSFHHHRSHLVHQQTPSSHAWAQSGNHHLSPMSPSSNSHQPLIYSQSSYTNLLGPQASSLHHIRDPLHDDPGVHDTHVESPPQHLNHHQDHSDEDAPSSDDLEQFAKQFKQRRIKLGFTQADVGLALGTLYGNVFSQTTICRFEALQLSFKNMCKLKPLLNKWLEETDSTTGSPTNLDKIAAQGRKRKKRTSIEVGVKGALENHFLKCPKPSAHEITSLADSLQLEKEVVRVWFCNRRQKEKRMTPAGVPHPPMEDVYSQAETPPLHHTLQTSVQ from the coding sequence ATGGCTGCAACTGCTCAGTATCTGCCTAGGAATAACACATTGCCTTCTAATCCTCTGATGCATCCGGACTCAGACAGGATGCACCAGGGTACCACCTACAGAGAGGTGCAAAAGATGATGCACCAAGAGTACCTTCAAGGCTTGGCCACCAACGCCGGACACCCAATGAGCCTCACCCATCACCAGTGGTTGCCTAATCCCACCAGCGACTGGGGCAGCGGCTCCCACCTAGGTGGTCAAGCAGATCATGGCAAAGGAGCAGTTCAGAGCAGCAGGGAGGACCTGAGTACCAGCTTCCACCATCACAGATCTCACCTGGTCCATCAGCAAACGCCAAGTAGCCACGCGTGGGCGCAGAGTGGGAACCACCACCTGTCGCCAATGTCCCCAAGCTCCAACAGCCATCAACCCCTTATCTACTCCCAGTCTTCTTATACCAATCTGCTAGGTCCACAGGCTTCATCCTTGCACCACATCAGAGACCCACTGCACGATGACCCAGGTGTCCATGACACTCATGTAGAGTCACCTCCACAGCACCTCAACCACCACCAGGACCACTCAGACGAAGATGCCCCCAGCTCTGATGACCTAGAACAGTTTGCCAAGCAGTTCAAACAGAGGAGAATCAAGCTGGGCTTCACTCAGGCAGATGTTGGCTTAGCCCTGGGCACCTTGTATGGTAACGTCTTTTCTCAAACAACTATCTGCAGGTTTGAAGCTTTACAGCTGAGTTTCAAGAACATGTGCAAACTGAAGCCTCTTTTGAACAAGTGGCTGGAGGAGACAGATTCCACTACGGGGAGTCCCACAAACCTGGACAAGATTGCAGCCCAGGGAAGGAAAAGGAAGAAGAGGACCTCCATAGAAGTTGGGGTGAAAGGAGCACTGGAGAACCATTTCCTAAAGTGCCCCAAACCCTCAGCCCATGAGATCACCAGCCTGGCAGACAGTCTCCAATTGGAGAAGGAGGTGGTGAGAGTTTGGTTTTGCAACAGAAGGCAGAAAGAGAAAAGAATGACCCCAGCTGGGGTTCCTCACCCCCCCATGGAGGATGTGTATTCACAAGCTGAGACTCCTCCACTCCATCACACACTGCAGACCTCTGTACAATGA